From Klebsiella electrica, the proteins below share one genomic window:
- the iaaA gene encoding beta-aspartyl-peptidase, whose product MGKAVIAIHGGAGAVTRSALTPERERQYVAALSAIVDSGQKMLAAGASALDTVTEAVRLLEECPLFNAGIGSVFTRDATHELDACVMDGNRLQAGAVAGVKHLRNPVLAARMVLEQSPHVLLIGEGAEAFAVSHGMDRVGNHLFSTTERLLQLQQAQAADEIVLDHQAAPLDERHKMGTVGAVALDLAGNLAAATSTGGMTNKLPGRVGDSPLPGAGCYANNASVAVSCTGTGEVFMRTLAAYDIAALMEYGNLSLYEACERVVMEKLPALGGSGGLIAIDREGNVVLPFNSEGMYRAWCYAGDTPTIGIYRE is encoded by the coding sequence ATGGGCAAGGCGGTGATAGCAATTCATGGCGGGGCGGGGGCGGTTACGCGCTCAGCCCTGACGCCGGAACGGGAACGACAGTACGTGGCGGCGCTTTCAGCGATCGTCGATAGCGGGCAAAAAATGCTGGCGGCAGGCGCCAGCGCGCTGGATACGGTGACGGAAGCGGTGCGGCTGCTTGAGGAGTGTCCGCTGTTTAACGCGGGTATCGGATCGGTCTTTACCCGCGATGCAACCCATGAACTGGATGCCTGCGTGATGGACGGTAACCGGCTGCAGGCCGGGGCGGTCGCCGGGGTAAAGCATTTGCGTAATCCGGTGCTTGCCGCGCGAATGGTGCTGGAACAAAGTCCGCACGTGCTGCTGATTGGCGAGGGAGCGGAAGCGTTTGCCGTCTCCCATGGCATGGACCGGGTCGGGAACCATCTGTTTTCGACCACCGAACGGTTACTTCAGTTGCAACAGGCTCAGGCCGCCGATGAGATTGTGCTCGATCATCAAGCCGCGCCGCTTGATGAGCGCCATAAGATGGGGACCGTCGGCGCGGTGGCGCTGGATTTGGCCGGTAATCTGGCGGCGGCGACCTCGACCGGCGGCATGACCAATAAGCTCCCCGGCCGCGTCGGCGACAGCCCGTTACCGGGAGCCGGTTGCTATGCCAATAACGCCAGCGTCGCCGTCTCCTGCACCGGAACCGGCGAAGTGTTTATGCGCACGCTGGCGGCCTACGATATTGCGGCGCTGATGGAGTACGGCAATCTCAGCCTGTATGAGGCCTGTGAGCGGGTGGTGATGGAAAAACTACCGGCGCTCGGCGGCAGCGGTGGCCTGATTGCCATCGACAGAGAAGGCAACGTGGTTCTGCCATTTAACAGCGAAGGCATGTATCGGGCCTGGTGCTATGCCGGGGATACGCCGACGATTGGTATTTATCGGGAATAA